Proteins from one Malaya genurostris strain Urasoe2022 chromosome 2, Malgen_1.1, whole genome shotgun sequence genomic window:
- the LOC131426907 gene encoding E3 ubiquitin-protein ligase COP1-like isoform X1: protein MTTRRQLSDVQSSSSSGAGTMSGGGGGITGVGGGGLSDSIMSSSGKKRMNALNGIPASIDDKSNDFLCPICFDVINEAHITKCGHTFCHHCIVKSIEMTKKCPKCNYTLPSHESIVPNYLLNDLITKFKLKSKRNDSSNTQSGDSADTLKQFLATESKKLSLSDVNVMLEILNQRKVLLEAESCAAQNRLLHEFLKHLLQQKEQQQLQIANEIALIKNDIMDVEKILKEVQSSCPTVEEVENSVKDEKDEHVVAIKKEIIQIIDKIDTITVPSNRSETSSEGFNLYKNDPKSSSFMARKQRMYQHFDDFVQCYFAARSEELYFGKDRSFSSGSLDTSTPTRSLDTTRSSRSLDTFRENLIKFSKYSALRPLATLNYSCESSYVSTIVSSIEFDKDSEYFAIAGVTKRIKIFDYYSAIRDAAVDINYPINEMVCNSKISCVIWNNYFKEVLASSDYEGIVSVWDVSTKTRTKAYEEHDKRCWCVDFNEVDTRLLASGSDDARVKLWSLNVDHSVATIEARANVCCVKFNPKSSCHLAFGSADHCVHYYDLRNIKEPLCVFRGHKKAVSYVKFLNTTEIVSAGTDGQLKLWNINSPPYCLRSFTGHINEKNFAGLATNNDYLACGSEDNSLCVYYKGLSKQLFNLKFSPSSTNRSISDSERNTESNDFVSAVCWRKQSNIIIAGNSEGIIKILEIV, encoded by the coding sequence ATGACAACCCGTAGGCAGCTGTCGGATGTACAGTCTTCCTCCTCCAGTGGTGCTGGGACAATGTCCGGTGGAGGAGGAGGAATAACAGGAGTAGGAGGTGGAGGTTTAAGTGATTCTATTATGTCTTCCTCGGGCAAGAAACGAATGAATGCACTGAATGGAATACCGGCAAGCATTGAtgacaaaagcaacgattttttGTGTCCTATTTGTTTCGATGTTATCAATGAGGCGCACATCACGAAATGTGGTCACACTTTCTGCCACCACTGCATAGTCAAGTCAATAGAAATGACGAAAAAATGTCCAAAGTGCAATTATACCCTACCATCTCACGAGTCCATTGTGCCGAATTATTTGCTCAACGACTTAATCACCAAATTCAAGTTAAAATCAAAACGAAACGACTCAAGCAATACCCAGTCGGGGGATTCGGCCGATACGCTGAAGCAATTCCTGGCGACAGAATCTAAGAAGCTCTCGTTATCCGATGTGAATGTGATGCTTGAGATTCTGAACCAGAGAAAAGTACTGCTAGAGGCCGAATCTTGCGCAGCTCAGAATCGGTTATTGCATGAGTTTTTGAAGCACCTGCTACAGCAAAAAGAACAGCAACAGTTACAAATAGCCAATGAAATAGcactgataaaaaacgatataatGGACGTAGAGAAAATTCTTAAAGAGGTGCAAAGTAGTTGCCCCACGGTAGAAGAAGTGGAAAACAGTGTCAAAGATGAGAAAGACGAACATGTTGTTGCTATAAAGAAGGAGATAATTCAAATAATTGATAAAATTGATACCATTACCGTCCCATCGAATCGGAGCGAGACTTCAAGTGAAGGtttcaatttatataaaaaCGACCCAAAATCTTCTTCATTTATGGCCCGTAAACAGCGAATGTATCAACATTTTGACGACTTCGTACAGTGTTACTTCGCAGCAAGAAGTGAAGAGTTATACTTCGGAAAAGATCGATCATTTAGCTCGGGATCATTGGACACATCAACCCCGACGCGCTCTCTTGACACGACACGCTCTAGTCGGTCATTGGATacttttcgagaaaatttaatCAAGTTCTCCAAATACAGCGCTCTTCGGCCGCTAGCTACACTTAACTACTCGTGTGAATCTAGTTATGTTTCTACAATTGTATCTAGTATTGAGTTTGACAAGGATAGTGAATATTTCGCGATTGCCGGTGTCACAAAGCGAATAAAGATTTTCGATTACTACAGTGCTATACGGGATGCAGCAGTGGACATAAATTACCCAATCAATGAAATGGTATGCAACAGTAAAATCTCTTGCGTGATATGGAACAATTATTTCAAAGAAGTTTTGGCATCGAGCGATTACGAGGGGATTGTTTCAGTTTGGGACGTCAGCACTAAAACGCGAACAAAAGCATATGAGGAGCATGACAAACGATGTTGGTGTGTGGATTTCAATGAGGTGGACACTAGGTTGCTAGCATCCGGATCTGACGATGCTCGCGTTAAACTGTGGTCCCTCAATGTGGATCATTCGGTGGCAACCATCGAAGCACGTGCGAATGTGTGTTGTGTTAAGTTCAACCCGAAAAGCTCGTGCCATCTAGCGTTTGGCTCAGCTGATCATTGCGTTCATTACTATGATCTACGTAACATTAAGGAACCACTATGTGTGTTCAGAGGCCATAAAAAGGCTGTAtcatatgtgaaatttttaaacaCTACTGAGATCGTGTCGGCTGGAACAGACGGTCAACTAAAGTTGTGGAATATCAATTCGCCACCTTATTGTCTGCGGTCCTTCACCGGCCACATAAATGAGAAAAACTTTGCGGGACTGGCTACCAACAATGACTACCTGGCCTGCGGTAGTGAAGATAACTCTCTGTGCGTGTATTATAAAGGTTTGTCGAAGCAGctgtttaatttaaaattttcaccgaGCAGCACAAATCGATCTATCTCCGATAGCGAGCGAAACACAGAAAGCAACGATTTCGTGTCAGCTGTTTGTTGGAGAAAGCAGAGCAACATAATAATCGCCGGTAACAGTGAGGGTATTATCAAAATCCTCGAAATAGTATAA
- the LOC131426908 gene encoding mediator of RNA polymerase II transcription subunit 28, whose amino-acid sequence MASSSNVNGNLVDELEEAFQSCIHALTKEESATGVDKDEIKLEVDQTTLKFIDLARQMEAFFLQKRFLLSALKPDLLLKEENFDLKQEIARKDELIRKHYEKIESWKNLLSDQQNYNKPIQALPPEMRGNLAGGAPGGPGLIPGGMGMPMQNSMQVQQMQAQQQQMQMLQAQQMQQMQSMPIGANPQLFPQPGGGRGVGAGGPGFQQSQNLQGPLAYLEKTASNIDLVGMGDGRR is encoded by the exons ATGGCTTCCTCTtcaaacgttaatggaaacctGGTTGATGAATTGGAAGAAGCGTTTCAG TCTTGTATTCACGCACTGACAAAGGAAGAATCTGCTACCGGCGTTGATAAAGATGAAATCAAACTGGAGGTGGATCAAACAACATTGAAATTCATCGATTTAGCTCGTCAGATGGAAGCATTCTTTTTGCAGAAACGTTTTCTTTTGTCTGCATTGAAACCAGATCTGCTTTTGAAAGAAGAAAATTTTGATCTTAAACAGGAAATTGCTCGAAAGGATGAGTTGATTCGTAAGCACTATGAAAAAATTGAATCGTGGAAAAATTTGCTCTCAGATCAGCAAAATTACAATAAACCGATTCAGGCGCTTCCGCCAGAGATGCGTGGTAATTTAGCGGGTGGTGCTCCAGGAGGCCCAGGTCTGATACCAGGCGGGATGGGTATGCCGATGCAG AATTCGATGCAAGTTCAACAAATGCAAGCCCAGCAGCAGCAGATGCAAATGTTGCAGGCTCAGCAAATGCAGCAGATGCAATCAATGCCAATAGGGGCTAATCCTCAGCTATTTCCTCAACCCGGCGGAGGTCGTGGTGTTGGAGCTGGTGGTCCTGGTTTTCAACAAAGTCaaaatctccaaggaccattagcTTATCTGGAAAAAACTGCTAGCAATATAG ATCTAGTTGGAATGGGGGACGGTCGAAGGTGA
- the LOC131428502 gene encoding uncharacterized protein LOC131428502: MAGSAQASRGLTALFKRGWNEIPEVIGSSVMAVIGIGLTIIGAVGYYSKDGDNRRYKLDYVVMRPDDPRAAKIRKD; this comes from the coding sequence ATGGCTGGAAGTGCCCAAGCTAGTCGCGGAttaacagctctttttaaacgAGGTTGGAATGAAATTCCCGAGGTAATCGGCTCTTCAGTGATGGCTGTTATTGGCATAGGTTTAACTATCATTGGAGCGGTTGGATACTATAGTAAGGACGGTGATAACAGACGTTACAAACTTGATTATGTCGTGATGCGTCCTGATGATCCTCGTGCAGCAAAGATCCGCAAGGATTAA